Part of the Phacochoerus africanus isolate WHEZ1 chromosome 8, ROS_Pafr_v1, whole genome shotgun sequence genome is shown below.
TGGCCCTGGAGCAGGGGTGGGTGAGACCAGAGGGGCCTTGAAGACCCAGCAGTGTCTGGGCTTTGTCCTGAGGACACGGGCGGAGGGGGTGGGTCATGGGTGGGTTCTGAGCAAGGTGGGGGCGGTGCCAGTTTGTGCTTTTGCACATCCCTCTGCTGCAggagagggaggcctggggggGATGAGACTAGAGGCCAGAATCCGAGGAGGAAGCTGGAGCAGGatgtgggtggggaaggagggcctggagcagggcagggctgtgggtTCGGGGAGGAGGGAGCGCACTCAGGGCCTGTTGAAGATGATCAGGTGCCAatggaggggcggggagggaagaCCCAGGACAGGGCAGGCATCTGGGTTGAGgaggggacggggtggggggcggggggggtatGGACAAGTTCGGGGGAAGGTGCTGAGGCTGTTTTAGGCATGTGGCTGTGCGGTGCCCGTGGGACATCCAGGAGGCCACTGGGCATAGGAGTCAGGAAGGGCTGTGTCAGTGCCCCCTCTTCACTTTCCCCCAGGTGTTCGACGTGGCCCCCCCTGGAGTCCGGAAATGCATCCTCTCCACCAACATTGCTGAGACCTCGGTCACCATTGACGGGATCCGCTTTGTGGTAGATTCCGGTAAGggctgccccagcccccagcccagccatcCCAAGGGCCTAGAGGGAAGCGTGGGCTTTGGAGCTGGGCATCTGCCGTGAGGGAACTCCAGCCCGAACAGGGAGTAGGTCGTGTTTCAGGCTGAGGAGCGATAAATTAAACCTTAATTTCTAATTAAGATGGAAACCCATCTTAATCTTGCTTGGGCTTTTCCACGcttgctcctgcctcagggcctttgcacttgctgttgtCAGTGCTGAGAGCGTTTTCCCCAGATACCCACCCGGCTCGCCCCCTCCCCTCAAGTCAGGACCCACGCAGACATCTCCCCACTGGAGGGGCCCACTTGGCCACTTTcagtcctctcctcttcctcctcctcctgccgcTTCCCTTGTGAAGCTTTATTTTTCCTGCTAGCGTGagcattatattttatatctgttgATCTGTTGTCAGTTAGATTGCGGTCTTTCCAACTAGATTGTTCTCTGGAAAGGCAGCATCCTGTTGTGGTTGGGAGCCACTGGAGCCGCTGGCTGTGTGACCAGGGTCAAGGACACTCCGTACATCAGTctgctcatttgtaaaatgacagCAACAGCAGCGCCCCCCTcaggttgtgaggattaaaggagttaaTACATGTGGGGGCTGAGGCCGGTACCTGGCACAGGGTGAATGCTCGGTAAATGTTGGCAGTTACTATAATGTACTGAATCAGGTGCCATCAATGAGCAAAGGTGCCGTAATTTTGTTTTTGTcgtttttatggcctcacccatggcatatggccgctcccagcctaggggtcacatgggtgctacagctgccggccgacgccacagccacagccatggcaacactagacctgagccgcgtctgcgacctgtaccacagccctgggcaacaccagatccttaacccaccgagtgaggccagggatcaaacctgcatcctcgtagatagcagtcgggttcgttactgctgagctgcaacgggaactccagatcccaCAATCTTATGCCcccttaagaaaattgaaaaataccgTCCTTTAATCGGTGAAATGCCATTGCGTTTAAAGTGCATTTCATTTTCAGAGACAATAAAATGTGACAAAAGTTTGGCTGCGGAACTGGATGGATTCTGGTGGTCCGTTCAGCCCCACGAGCACAGGGGCTTTGGTCACAGTCTGTCCCTAGTGCTTCGTCCCTGCACCGAGCAGGCGCTTCATGATTTTGGTTGGGTGGCCGAACCTCTGAATAAGCAAAGGCTTAAGGAATCAGACGAGCAGCTGTGTGCACGCGGAAACGGGGAGACACGGCCGCGGGAGGGGGGCCTCGGCTGAGCTCTCCATCGCCCCCCAGCGCACAGCGCTAGGTGGAGGTGCCGGCAAAGGGACAGCTGGGGGGAGGGCcaggtgtgtgcacacacatccccttctctccctgacCCCTTCTGCCCGCCCCAGGGAAGGTGAAGGAGATGAGCTACGACCCCCAGGCCAAACTGCAGCGGCTGCAGGAGTTCTGGATCAGCCAGGCCAGTGCCGAGCAGCGCAAGGGCCGGGCGGGCCGCACGGGCCCTGGCGTCTGCTTCCGCCTCTACGCTGAATCGGACTATGATGCCTTCGCCCCCTACCCTGTCCCGGAGATTCGGAGGGTGGCCCTGGATTCGTTGGTGCTGCAggtgagcaggggcagggaggggactgtGTCCCTGAGTGCTGCTCTGGGGGGTCCCGGGAGGCGTTGAGCAGGACGCGTCCAGGGTTTCGGGGTCAGGAAGGGCGGGGCTGGCCAGGCCACTGGGGGGAACACGGCCCTTCCACAAGTCCCATCCCATGTCAAGGGGGACACCATTCCCTAAAATCCACAGCCTCACAGAAAGAACCTTGTGACTCAGAAAACCCATCAAGAAGCggcttttcaggagttcccgtcgtggcgcagtggttaacgaatccgactaggaaccatgaggttgcgggttcggtccctgcccttgctcagtgggttaacgagccggcgttgccgtgagctgtggtgtaggttgcagacgcagctcggatcctgcgttgctgtggctctggcggaggccggtggctacagctccgattcagcccctagcctgggaacctccatatgccgtgggagcagcccaagaaatagcaacaacaacaacaacaaaagacaaaaaaaaaaaagaagcggcTTTTCAAACCAGAGTTTCTCAGTGCCTCCTAGGTCAGGGGTCCTATCTCGTGGTTAGTTTTGCTGAGAGTAGCTGCTGCGACAGGCAGACCCACTCGTGACAGCCAGCATCAGTGCTGGGGTTGGTGGGCAGTTTCTTTTATTCAGGGACCCGGGCCTTTTCCCTCTGGTTCCATCCTCTCCCAGGTCCACAGGCCTGCTTCCCGTCCTCTCGCCCTGGCGGGGCTCGGTCCGCGGCCGCACCTCCCTGCCGGGGAGGCCAGGAAACCTGGTCTCCGCGCTCAGGAAGGAGTGGAAGAGGAAAGTGGGAACAGCGGGGGGCGTCCGCTGCAGGAGCACagatgcccaggtgtgggcgTGGCTCAAACCAGCCCCTTTCCCATGGGGGATGCACGCTGGTCGTTTCTGttcatttgatttcctttttaaaaaatgccattgacCTGCGTCAAAGTTTCCTGACTCCCATAACCTGCTGTTTGAGAAAATTCCAGCCTGAACAATACAGACAATGTGACATTTCACTGCCGCCCTTGAGATGGGGAGCTTCCAGGTTTGGCTGGTTAAGTCAGTTGGCGATGCCATACAGgatcggggcggggggtggggtgtaGCTTTCCAACCTCAGTTTAGCAGCAGATCTGCTAAcattggtgatgatgatggtaaaaAATACTTACCTGGTACCTCCTATGATCCGGGCTCTATTCTAAGTGCCTAAGTTATGAATATACCCGGTTTGGTCCTCGCCACACCTCTGTGTAATAGGTAACCTTATTCCAAATTATGGATGAGCAAAAGGATGCACAGAGAGGTACAGTAGCCTGATCCATGGGGCACAGGTGGCAAGTGGCAGAGCCCGGATTCCCTCTGAGGCTGCCAGGCTCCGTGCCTGCCTCGTGGATGCCTCCTGGTACCAGAAGCCATGGGCGGCACTGCCTCCTCCTTTGCTGTCTGGCGGCAGAGGCGCTGAATTGCCCCTCTCTGTGGGTCTCATTTTTAAGGCCATGGGAACCTTTTCCAGAAGCCCCTTGGCCGATCTACCATCTTGTTGGCAAAACTGGGTCATGTGTCCACCCTGTGGCCTGTAGCtgtctggggggcggggggcgggtggCATTGTCTGACTGGATTAGAGCAGTGATTGACAACCTCAGCTATGATTTGAATCACTGgagtgcttaaaaaaaagaaaaatacatgccgtacccccccccccccacacacacacacgctgccCCTGCCAGAGCTTCTGatttaaaggtcttttttttttagggccatggcatatggaggtacccatggcatatggaggttccaggctaggggtcaaatgggagctgcagctgctggccgacaccacagctacagcaacatgggatctaagccacatctgcaacctacaccacagctcacggcaacaccggatccttaacccacagaccaaggccagggatcgaacctgcaacctcatggttcctagtcagattcatttccgctgcgccgcaaTGGGGACTTTTTATTTAAAGGTCTTTTAATGAGTGTTCTCATCTCCCAGACAACATGGAGGCTTGATAAGCAGGGAGGAAGTTGGAACGGCTGGTTGCTGGGTGGACACCAGAAACTCTGGTGCCCTCCAGATCAGGGCCAGGGGCAAAGGTCACCTCGCCCAGAGACTTGAGCCGCGCCCCAGACTCTGAGCTTTGTTCTCTGTCTTGTGGTCATGCGAGCCGTCATGCCAGCCTTTCCTTTGTCCACTCGCCAGAGAGGTGCCAGGCCCCGTGATGGGTGTGTTTCACTTCTCTttccgccccccccacccccggcctgctGCCCCTCTGCGCCTCGGAATGGATCAGGATGCTTTGGTTGAAAGTGAgagaaacccaggagttcctcttgaggctcagtgggctaagaacccgacatagtgtccgtgaggatgcaggtttgatccctggcttccctcagtgggttaaggatccggtgtcgccacaagctgcagtgtaggtcgcagataacggcttggatccggtgtggctgtggctgtggcgtaggctggcagctgcagctccgatttgaccgttggcctgggaacctccgtatgccacatgtgcagctgttcaaaaaaaaaaaaaaaaaaaaaattgagagaaaccCAACTCAAACTATTGTAAGCAGAAAAGGGGATTTTATGGATTAGTGTGTCCATATCGGGGCAGGTCTAGGTCTAGCTTAGGAAGAACGAAGGAATTCTCCAGCTGCTGTGGATGGGCTCGCTTCCAGGCAGTGGGAAAAATAACCGCAGCAGCTCTAGGCTTCCGTCCCGACCCCTCCCTGCAGAGAGGGGGCTAAGTGCTTCTCTCCCAGCTCCAGTTCGCGGAGTCCCAGGGAAGGAATCTGATTAGCCCCGCTCCAGCCACGGGCTGGTTCTTCAGTTGCCACACCGGGAGCTGAGGAACCTCAGTCAGCTCAGCTTAGATCATGTGCTGGCCGCGTGGCCAGTCCCTAGGAAGAGTTGCTGGCCGGGCAGACAGACGATGGCTCTCCCCCCGCTCCTGAACACGGGGCCTTGACATTGGGAGTGTTAAAGTATCCCAGgttggggttcctgtcgtggctcagcagatacacatctgaccagcatccgtgagggtgccggatgctcagtgggttaaggatccggcattgctgtgagctgtgctgtgggttgcagatgcggctcggacctggcgttgctgtggccgtggtgtgggccggcggctgcagctccgattcgacccctggcctgggaagctccctatGCTGGGGcggcggccctgaaaagacaaagtgTCTGTGAAGTTTATGGCCCCAGTGCTCAGCGCGGCTCACATGTTCCCCATTCCTGACGGGGTGCGGTTCTCATTCCAGATGAAGAGCATGAGTGTGGGGGACCCCCGGACCTTCCCCTTCATCGAGCCGCCACCAGCAGCCAGCTTGGAAACGGCCATCCTCTACCTCCGGGACCAGGGGGCCCTGGACGGCTCCGAGGCCCTCACTCCCATTGGGTCTCTGCTGGCCCAGCTGCCTGTGGACGTCGTGATTGGTGAGGACCCACCTTGGGGTGACCGTGTAGGGTCCTGGGAGTACGTGTGGGACCCCGCTCACTCGCTGGGTGCCTGGGAAGCAAGCCCGTGCTTTGTGTGGGCCCTGTCTCCTCCCTCCCGaggcctctgtgccaggcaccgttcTAGCACCAAGGATACAGCGGTAAACAAAGCAGACACTTCCCTTTTGTGCCCAGCCCCGCCCCGGTGCCCCATCTCTTGCGGTCGTGAGGATGTCAAAACcgctttcctcttcctcttgctcATGCCCGGGTCATCCGCATCCGTCCCGCAGAGCTTGCTGGCCGAGGCTTGTGCGTCTTGCCCGCTTCTCCTGACTCCAGACCTTGCGGAGCCGAGTTCTACCACCAGGCACCATTTCCCAAGTGGGGGCTCAAGGGAGCCTGGTGCCCGGGTCAATGTCGTCAGAGTCCCTGTCGTTGCAACACACTGGACGGCAgtgtgggcaggcagctggaTGCTACGGCCCCGAGGGCCGCCCGTGGCTGGGAAAGCGGTTACTTTTGTTTGGGAAGGAAACCGGGCCAGTGCCGGAAGACTCAGacgggaggagagagagaacgtTCTGCGGGCATTTGCTCTGTGTCAGCGGGAGACTCTCTGGCCCTTTTTTCAAAAGTGGCCCGGGAGGTCGGGGCCTCTGGGCACCCCAGTTGTACCAATGAGGAACGTCAAAGGCTGTCGCTCGCTCTCCTGGGGAAGGTACACCCCAGCCAGGCTGGCACGCGGGTCCCCAGGCTCTGCGGCGCAGGAGGCTGGGGTGACGTCGAGCTGGCTGGTTCCCGGCCTGGCCGGCCCAGTCCCCGGTCTTGCTCTGTGCCGGGTCGGGCTCCTCGTGCTTCACAGCTACGGCCCCGTCATCCTCAGAGCAGCGCCCGCCTGCGGCTGGCCCACTTCCCAGCCGGGAaatcagaggcacagagagggggaGGGACTTGCCCGAGGGGACAGAGCCAGAGGGTTCTGGGACAGCCTTGTCTTCACTGCCACCTTTTCATACAAGGCTAGACGTATAGCAGGAACATTCTGGAAAGGTCAGCAAAGGGAACAGGGAGGCTGAGCTGGACATGTGCCATGCAGGCCGCTGACCTTGGGGCAGGCAGAAGCCATCTTTGTCCCGGTGGGATAGGTCCTGGGTTTGAGTCTGTCCCCCCGGGAGCGAGGCGGGGGGGCGGGACAGGACCCGGGGCTGGGGTGCCGTCAGGCTCCGGGAGGCTCAGCGCGGCGTCCGCCCGCAGGGAAGATGCTAGTCCTGGGCTCCGTGTTGCACCTGGCGGAGCCCGTGCTCACCATCGCGGCCGCCCTCAGCGTCCAGTCGCCCTTCATCCGCAGCACCCGGAGCAACCCCAAGTGTGCCTGGCGGGCCCTGGAGAGTGACCACGGCGACCCCTTCACGCTCTTCAACGTCTTCAATAACTGGGTGCAGGTAGGTTGGCGGCAGCCCCCCTCCCGAGTCTGGCTGTGGTTCCGAGGCTGCGGCTCCTCCCTGTGCCACGACCCCAGGGAGCACCACCGAGCACTCCGCAGAGCCCACCTGTGTGGGGGGACCCCGACTCTACCACTCACGGGGGCAGCCCAGGGTTTCTAAAGCACCGATTAGAACAGGTGCCATGAGTGCCATCGGTGGAACGTTCGGGTACCTGAGGGCAGTGTCTGTGTATTGAACATGTGTTCCCGAACCAGGCCTGGTCCTGTTCTGGGCGGTGCTGGGGACCCagtggggactgaacccacctgGCCTTGCCATTCTGGGACTCCCAGCCCAGCCTAGGGCGGGGAGGTAGACCTGTCTGTCGCTGGacagtgaccccccccccagcacGTGCTGTGATGGGGCCTccaagggggctgggggagcccaGAGGCGGATGTCTGACCCAGTGtgatcagggagggcttcctgtaGGAGGCGGCAGGGGGcctgagccccaggaggaggaggagagcaggaGTCGCCGAGGGAGGGCTGACAGGTCTCCCACGGGCCTTGCTTCCTCCAGTGGCTGGTGcggctgggctctgggctcccaCTGTGCTCATCCAGGTGGTGGGTCGgcacccccatccctccccccagccgGCCAGGCCCTGACTCTTCTCTCCGGACCTCCGCCCAGGTGAAGTCTGATCGGAGCACAAAGTCCCGCAGGTGGTGCCGCCGCGAGGGCATCGAGGAGCACCGGCTGTACGAGATGGCCAACCTGCGGCGCCAGTTCAAGGTGCGGTgcaggaggcggggtgggggccggggcagGCCTGGGAGCAGGCGTGATCACCCTCCAGAGCACAGCCTCTGTCCTCCGCTGACAGTTGCGGGAGTCCTGCCCCACGTGCGCCTCCTCCACCGTcgcaggggctgggcagggcgaAGCAGGAGAAATCCACGGGGgctccccgggggtggggggaccggGTCCCTGGTCACGTGCCGCAACCTCATGAAGAGCCTTGCCGTCTGGAGGCGAGGTGCCGAGCTGGCTGCCCGGGCTGAGTGCTGGCAGCACGAGGCCCCAACGTGGGGCCCGGACAGCCCGGGGGGAATCTGAGCGCGGCCACTGGCTAGCAGTTCAGCCCCAGGCGAGTTCCTGTGCTTCTGGGGactctgcttcttcctctgaCAACGGGGAAGCTGAAAAACAGCCCTGAGACCCCAGCGTGATTGGCGCTAAGACACCCAGAACCCTGAGACCGGGGCTTGACACTCAGGGGTCCCATGCAGATGTTTGcagcttttatttatgtattgtctttttaaggctgcacctgcggcatatggaggttcccaggctcggggtcgaatcggagctgtagatgccggcctacaccacagccacgccagagccttaacccactgagcgaggccagggatcaaacctacatcctcatggatactagttgggttcgttcaccactgagccacgatgggaatgcctgcACTTTTATTCTTGTCACTGTTGTGTGGTGCTGCACTTGCTCGTGTCATTAATATTCCTCAAGCATCTTTCCATTTGAGCACAGAGAATCGGCTCGGCGTGCTTCTCCGTGGTCGTGTAAATAACATCAGGGCGTCGCTGGTGTCACCATTGCCCTTGGCTACAGCAGGGAAGGTTGCGACCCAGCCTGGGCGGTCACCACCAAGGCCTCCCAGGGAATAACAGGTCCCCACATTGGGGACCACCCACCTGCCAGCCACTCTCAACATCGCTGACTACAGAGCAGAGGCTCGGCCTTTGTGGGACCCCAGGCACCGAGGAACCGCTCAGCGGCGTGGCCCCCTCTGCCCTTGTGCCCCTGCTCCGTGTCACATGCTAGCCTGTCTCCTCACTGGCCGGGGCTCAGCGGGAAACAGTGTCCAATCCAGTAGGGCCCCCGGGAGGCTGTTAACAGGACGCGGCAGGAGGGCTCTGTAATGTCATTGGAACCCCCGGGACCATCTGGGTCCAGAGCCCGCCTGGCCAGCTGCGTGTCCCTCACTCGGGCCCCCACTCCTACCTGCAGGAGCTGTTGGAGGACCACGGGCTGCTGGCCGGGACCCAGGCCCTGAAGCTGGGGGACAGCTACAGTCGGCTGCGGCAGCGCCGGGAGCGCCAGGAGCTCTACCAGCTGAAGCGCCAGCACGAGGAGGGGGCCGGGCGCCGGCGCAAGGTCCTGCGGCTCCAGGAGGACCAGGATGGTGGCTCCAGCGACGAGGACCGGGGTGGTGATGCCTCCCGGGGGGCCGGCGACGTGGACATCCAGGTGGGGCACCGTGGGGGTGTCTGTTGCCTGGGGAGGACGTGGACGGGCCCAGGGTCCGAGGGGGCACAGGAGGCAGGGTTCCAGGGACAGGAGGCTGCAGGACCCCTCGGGTCCATGTATCCCAGTACAAGGCCTTGGGGTTATGGGGAGAAACCCACCTTCCTCCGTGTTGCCACCAGGATGTGAAGTTTAAGCTCCGGCACGACCTGGAGCAGTTGCAGGAGGCCGCCAGCTCAGCCCAGGTCCGGACTCGGGACCAGATGACCCTGCTGAAGCTGGTGCTGGCCCGGGGCCTCTACCCCCAGTTTGCCATCCCCGACCCGTTCAACAGCAGCCGCAAGGACTCGGACCAGGTGGGTTTCCTTCCTGCCCCTTGTCACCTGCTCCCAGCGCCTGCTCTGTGCTGGAAACGCACAGTGACTGAAATGGCCCAGACCTGGCCTGCGTGGGGCTTCAGTTCCGTGGAAGTAACAGTCCAGGTGGATGACCCGGAGTGGTTGGGACTGGGCTGGGgacccaggggctgagggagcagAGATGGGGACCTGACCAGcctgggagggcttcctggaggcggGAACCTGGCAGCGGGAAGGGCAGGTCCGAGGGCCTCCGGCAGCAGGCATTCCCTTCGGCTCCTCCAGATCTTCCACACTCAGGCCAAGCAGGGCGCTGTGCTGCACCCCACCTGTGTCTTTGCCAACAGCCCCGAGGTGCTGCACCCGCAGGAGCCGGAGGGCAAAGGGAGCCAAGGTACCGAGAGTCTGGGCGAGATGGGGGTGAGGGATGGGGGTAGGATGAGGTCCCTCCACCCCAGGGGAGACAGTGACCTCAGGGAGCTCCCGCCATCTGGGGTTACTCCCTTGCTCCTCCCCACACTCTGCCTTCGCTGGGGCCGTGGACGTGGGACCTGCTGGTCTTAGGAGCCAGACCTGGCTGGGTGGCCCTGGCGAGTCCGCCCCACACTgagcctccccccacctccacgcGGTGCTGGCGTGTGGTGAACACGGCTCGCTGGCCTCCTGTTTGTAAAACAAGGAGCGTGCGTAGTGAAATGGTCAGTGGTAACCCCCCAGGGTTGTGGTTTTACACCCCCAAGATGGAACTGGAAGCTCGCTCTCTAACCTTTTAACGGCGGCAAAGGCTGCTCAGTTCACTCGCCTCCTGgtgcatttcttcctttctgaaaacTTGAAATTTCCAGGCGTCTTGCACGCAGAGCGTGATGagctccctctgtccccagccaggACTTGTGTGACCATTTCGCCATCCTGGTggcattttctccctttttcctggCACACGTGAAAGCAGGTCCCAGATCTCTCATCAGTCGTCGTCGGCATCCCCATAGGGGCTTTTTTCTTCCCGTCACCACAGTGCCGTCACCCTGCCTCCCAGAACCAGCAGTCCTGACCAGCAGTGGGGAAcggccacagtcacagtcacTTGGCACAGTGTTTAAACATCAGTGACAGGCGTTGATGGTTACACGCCTGAGGCTGCTCTTTGGCTGTGTggatgcctgggggtgggggtggcggtggggggcgCGGGATGCTGAGCTGTCCTCTTGACGCTTTCAGACAACAGGGACCCGATGAGCAGCAAGCACCAGCTCCTCGCCTTCGTCTCCCTGCTGGAGACCAGCAAGCCCTACCTGGTGAACTGTGTCCGCGTCCCCGCTCTTCAGGTGGGTCCCCATCCCCAACTCCTGTCGCCGTGACTGTGTCCCCCAGGCCGCAGACTCACCTGGCCCTGGAGGGGCCGCCTTCCCCCAGGCTGGCTGCTGGGTCCTGTCTTCCTGTTCATCCGGTACCCGCCCAGCACCTGCCTGCCGGGCACAGGACCAGCGAAGGCAGAGGGAGCTCACGTCCAGCAGGGAGGGCGGACGTTAGCGGGAAACACAGCAGAGCACCTGGTGATGTGCTAGAGAGGGACACGTGTTTGGGGGCAGCAAAAAGAACAGGCTggagttcccagggtggctcagcagtaacgaacctgactggtatccacgaggactcaggttggagccctggcctcactcagtgagttaaggatccagcattgccgtgcgctgtggtgtaggtcacagacctggtttggatcccaatttgctgtggctgtggtgcaggccaatggttacagctccgattcaacttgTACCTCCGTGTGCCTCGGGTATgtccctaaaaggaccaaaaaaacaaacaaaaggaacgTGGTGGGGGGATTGGGGAGGGGACACGTTCTAGTGTGAAATTAGGCCATTGGTCTGGGTCTCATTGAGGGTGTGCAATCGAGCAAAGacccgagggagggagggagccctaGGCATCTCGGGGCGAAGAGCATCCTAGGTAGAGCAAAGAgcgagtgcaaaggccctggggcaccACATGCCTGGTGTGCACAGACTGGAACcccgcctcccccctccccacggTTCTCAGCAGAGCTGGGACAGGGCCTGACTTGGGGCAGTGGCCAGGAGCCCAGCAAGCAGATGACTGCAGTCACAGGGCAGGAGAGGCTGGTGGTGGAAGCCGAGGACAAGCTCAGattgcacatatgtgtgtgtgtctgcagccAGGAAGCGAGGCTCCTGACCCATGGCCACCACGCCTTGCGTGCTCCCTGCAGCCACCCTGCCGCTCCAGTCCTGGCCCCACTTCTCACTTCATGGGAGAAGATGAGGCTGGGGCGATGGTGGCAAGGAGGGTGTGTCGCTTGCCTCAGCCACAGAGCAAGTGAGTGGCCGAGCCAGAGATCAGGGCCGCGTGCCATGCCTAAGGGCTCTCCCCCGTCAGGTGGGTGTCCTGGGGAATTCCCCTtagggcgcagtggaaacgaatccaactagtaacccaCGAGGCTatgggttcacttcctggcctcgctcagtgggttaaggacctggcagcgttgccgtggctgtggtgtaggccagcagttacggctctgattcagcctcgagcctgggagcctccctatgctgtgggtacagccctacaaagacaaaaaaagagaagggtgTCCTGTTACCCCTTCAACACCTTGCTTCCATTCCAAGGAACAGAGAGGGGCTGCCGGAGCCTCGGGAGGTGCTGTCGACACGGTGACTTCCACTGACCCCGCTCCGCTGTGTCTTCAACACGAACCGAGTGGCCAGGCGCCGAGCCCTCCCCGGGGACCGGGGCTGGGGTCCTGATCAGAACAGACGGGGTCCCCTGCGGGGATGGGGCTCCCCTCTGAGTGGGGAGGAAGCACAGACGAATATGAAAGACCTGGCCAGACCTCCTGTCACCGCCGGACGGAGGAATGCTGGCCTTCAGCAGGACCGCAGGAGGGAGACGAGGGCTCGCCTGCTGAGATGCTGCCGCCTCTGTGATGGGCGATTTTAAACACACGTGAGAAGTAGATCACATGGCACGTTCCACTCGTATTCCGTCGACAGCCCCACAAAACCTCCACCTGTGGTCAGGCCTCTTCcatctgcctccccctccctgtcGCATACAATTTTCCCCGACATAATTAGCGTGACATGCTTCAGAGAAAAGTTGCAAAAGTTGCAAGAAGTGTGCAGTGACCACTCTGCCATCCTGCAGGTGACATACAGTCTCTGCTTTATTCCCTGTCCACTCACCAACCTGTTGTAACAGGAGAGCTTACCCTCTGACTTCACGTTTCAAACTAAGTCGCaaagagttcctggtgtggctcagtggaagcgaatctgccaagtatccacgaggacccgggttccatccctggcctcgctcagtgggttaaggatctggtgttgttgtgagctgtgacataggttgcacgcgaggcttggatcccgcgtggctgtggcgggggtgtaggccggcagcctcagctctgattggaccgctagcctgggaacttgcacacgCCACAGGTACGGTGCTAAGAGAAGACAATCAACTAAGTTGCTGagagagttctctgatggcctagtgggttaaggatcaggtattgccactgctgtggtgcgggttccatccctggcctgggaacttccgcctgccatgagtgcagccaaaaaataaagttgctGCCACCAGTG
Proteins encoded:
- the DHX34 gene encoding probable ATP-dependent RNA helicase DHX34 isoform X2; protein product: MSLPRTREGRGPRVQPPTPSWEEARERWNWHHPETRRLFEDAFFRAEGYIRQGSEECQKFWSFFERMQRFQSLKATGKQEEEAGHLRHRIPALADLPPTYDPRYRINLSILCPDAQDARGLAGSLPPERVSEFRGALLHYLDFGQKQAFARLARLQRERAALPISQYRDHILQTLKEHQVVVVAGDTGCGKSTQVPQYLLAAGFSHVACTQPRRIACISLAKRVGLESLSQYGSQVGYQIRFESTRSAATKIVFLTVGLLLRHVQREPTLPQYRVLIVDEVHERHLHNDFLLGVLQRLLPQRPDLKVVLMSATVNTSLFSAYFSQAPVVQVPGRLFPITVVYQPQEAEPTASTSEKLDPRPFIRVLEAIDSKYPPEERGDLLVFLSGLAEISAVLEAAQAHARRSGRWVVLPLHSTLSVAAQDKVFDVAPPGVRKCILSTNIAETSVTIDGIRFVVDSGKVKEMSYDPQAKLQRLQEFWISQASAEQRKGRAGRTGPGVCFRLYAESDYDAFAPYPVPEIRRVALDSLVLQMKSMSVGDPRTFPFIEPPPAASLETAILYLRDQGALDGSEALTPIGSLLAQLPVDVVIGKMLVLGSVLHLAEPVLTIAAALSVQSPFIRSTRSNPKCAWRALESDHGDPFTLFNVFNNWVQVKSDRSTKSRRWCRREGIEEHRLYEMANLRRQFKELLEDHGLLAGTQALKLGDSYSRLRQRRERQELYQLKRQHEEGAGRRRKVLRLQEDQDGGSSDEDRGGDASRGAGDVDIQDVKFKLRHDLEQLQEAASSAQVRTRDQMTLLKLVLARGLYPQFAIPDPFNSSRKDSDQIFHTQAKQGAVLHPTCVFANSPEVLHPQEPEGKGSQDNRDPMSSKHQLLAFVSLLETSKPYLVNCVRVPALQEQRGAAGASGGAVDTVTSTDPAPLCLQHEPSGQAPSPPRGPGLGS